The following coding sequences lie in one Actinomyces capricornis genomic window:
- the rpmG gene encoding 50S ribosomal protein L33 produces the protein MSKTAKDLRPIIKLVSTAGTGYTYVTRKNRRNTPDRLVVRKYDPVVRRHVEFKESR, from the coding sequence GTGAGCAAGACCGCCAAGGACCTGCGCCCCATCATCAAGCTGGTCTCCACCGCGGGCACCGGCTACACCTACGTCACCCGCAAGAACCGCCGCAACACCCCCGACCGCCTGGTGGTGCGCAAGTACGACCCGGTGGTGCGCCGGCACGTGGAGTTCAAGGAGTCGCGCTGA
- the rpmB gene encoding 50S ribosomal protein L28, which translates to MTTYCQVTGAAPVFGKSVSHSHRRTSRRWNPNLQHKRYWVPSLGRTVRLTVSTKGMRIIDKRGIDVVVAEMLARGERL; encoded by the coding sequence ATGACCACCTACTGCCAAGTCACAGGGGCCGCGCCGGTCTTCGGCAAGTCCGTGTCCCACTCCCACCGCCGCACCTCGCGCCGCTGGAACCCCAACCTCCAGCACAAGCGCTACTGGGTGCCCTCCCTGGGGCGCACCGTGCGCCTGACGGTCTCGACCAAGGGGATGCGCATCATCGACAAGCGGGGCATCGACGTCGTCGTCGCCGAGATGCTGGCCCGGGGGGAGAGGCTGTGA
- a CDS encoding GTP-binding protein — protein sequence MIVTPVKWIEDAVPDTAHSLALISAVDPALLGLIDLALSGEDAVVIRASLLPQEGPEGIVRLVSTGGLDQEPVSLDLPMPTHCHTCSLREVLVAVAQDRAIQDPGGTTVVLLPPAIELVHLVPRLAQELEEVGRAEGLDLRLAGVAHALEASTAQDELLEHHLLSERGLEAHPEDARCTGEVHMVNLGYADLILSLGQDEAGAGADLIEHLRPHSTLLLPGMDAPLLECLLAITHDAGAAIGRVHPATTQAWGGPDEHGVWTLDLFATLPFHPGRLRELVADLAGHGLCARGCFWLPSRPGRVCAWEVAGGALSVGDAGSWAEVPDLPGAGGAQAGALAGVGLDGGAASGAAPAPGRPAPVPGGAPDGAAPGEPRCHLVVTGVGDPQVREQVRRAFDRVLLRSEEMSHALAWIGVDDGLGDWFGGED from the coding sequence ATGATTGTCACTCCCGTCAAATGGATCGAGGATGCCGTGCCCGACACCGCCCACTCCCTGGCCCTCATCAGCGCCGTCGACCCCGCCCTGCTGGGCCTCATCGACCTGGCGCTCAGCGGCGAGGACGCCGTCGTCATCCGCGCGAGCCTCCTGCCCCAGGAGGGCCCCGAGGGCATCGTGCGCCTGGTGAGCACCGGCGGCCTGGACCAGGAGCCGGTGTCACTGGACCTGCCCATGCCCACCCACTGCCACACCTGCTCGCTGCGCGAGGTGCTCGTGGCCGTGGCGCAGGACCGCGCCATCCAGGACCCCGGCGGCACCACCGTCGTCCTCCTGCCGCCGGCCATCGAGCTGGTCCACCTCGTGCCCCGCCTGGCCCAGGAGCTGGAGGAGGTCGGGCGGGCCGAGGGCCTGGACCTGCGACTGGCCGGCGTCGCCCACGCCCTGGAGGCCTCCACCGCCCAGGACGAGCTGCTCGAGCACCACCTACTCTCCGAGCGCGGCCTGGAGGCCCATCCCGAGGACGCCCGCTGCACCGGGGAGGTCCACATGGTCAACCTCGGCTACGCCGACCTCATCCTGTCCCTGGGGCAGGACGAGGCGGGGGCCGGGGCCGACCTCATCGAGCACCTGCGTCCCCACAGCACCCTCCTCCTGCCCGGCATGGACGCCCCGCTGCTGGAGTGCCTGCTGGCCATCACCCACGACGCCGGGGCCGCCATCGGCCGCGTCCACCCCGCCACCACCCAGGCCTGGGGCGGACCCGACGAGCACGGGGTGTGGACCCTCGACCTGTTCGCCACCCTGCCCTTCCACCCCGGACGGCTGCGTGAGCTCGTCGCCGACCTGGCCGGACACGGGCTGTGCGCCCGCGGCTGCTTCTGGCTGCCCAGCAGGCCCGGCCGCGTCTGCGCCTGGGAGGTCGCCGGGGGCGCCCTCAGCGTGGGGGATGCCGGGAGCTGGGCCGAGGTCCCCGATCTCCCCGGGGCCGGCGGGGCGCAGGCGGGAGCGCTGGCCGGCGTCGGCCTCGATGGCGGTGCCGCCTCCGGTGCTGCTCCCGCCCCGGGCAGGCCCGCCCCAGTGCCAGGCGGAGCCCCCGACGGGGCCGCCCCGGGCGAGCCGCGCTGCCACCTGGTGGTCACCGGGGTGGGGGACCCCCAGGTGCGCGAGCAGGTGCGCCGGGCCTTCGACAGGGTGCTGCTGCGCAGCGAGGAGATGTCCCACGCCCTGGCCTGGATCGGTGTCGACGACGGCCTGGGCGACTGGTTCGGGGGCGAGGACTGA
- a CDS encoding VOC family protein produces the protein MSEQESRHHPGLSGQGPIQRIVPALWFDGCAPQAVEFYTDAFARALAHDAQALAGTGIVATSHYPEQGLAEGQARMAGKVLEIRFRLAGLELSAINAGPQHRPNPAISLMVHLDPQAHPDAEAHLDALWEALAAEGRILMPVGRYPFSERFGWVEDRYGVSWQLLLGPAGRAVTASELGRAEEAAPSDRERRPDPGARGVEIVPALMFPHGQGQAEKAATQYVDLFARAFGASGSAGEQGGASQAEGPGAPVRSGADQMSFYPPQAGQGDRALMQGYVRLAGQRLTLMDSGVPHDFTFGMGVSLTVQCATQEQVDLLWEGLSAVPEAEACGWLKDRFGISWTITPERMTELIGRPGAWQTMTTMKKPTLADFR, from the coding sequence ATGAGCGAGCAGGAGAGCCGGCACCACCCAGGCCTGAGCGGGCAGGGGCCGATCCAGCGCATCGTCCCCGCGCTGTGGTTCGACGGCTGCGCCCCGCAGGCCGTGGAGTTCTACACCGACGCCTTCGCGCGGGCCCTGGCCCACGATGCGCAGGCGCTCGCGGGAACCGGCATCGTGGCCACCTCCCACTACCCCGAGCAGGGCCTGGCCGAGGGGCAGGCGCGCATGGCGGGCAAGGTCCTGGAGATCCGCTTCCGCCTGGCCGGCCTTGAGCTCAGCGCCATCAACGCCGGCCCCCAGCACCGGCCCAACCCCGCCATCTCCCTCATGGTCCATCTCGATCCTCAGGCGCATCCCGACGCCGAGGCGCACCTGGACGCCCTGTGGGAGGCCCTGGCGGCTGAGGGCCGCATCCTCATGCCCGTGGGCCGCTACCCCTTCTCCGAGCGCTTCGGCTGGGTGGAGGACCGCTACGGCGTGAGCTGGCAGCTGCTGCTGGGCCCCGCCGGGCGGGCGGTCACCGCCAGCGAGCTCGGCCGGGCCGAGGAGGCAGCGCCGTCGGACCGCGAGCGCCGGCCGGACCCGGGTGCCCGCGGCGTGGAGATCGTCCCGGCCCTCATGTTCCCCCACGGCCAGGGCCAGGCCGAGAAGGCCGCCACCCAGTACGTCGACCTCTTCGCGCGAGCCTTCGGGGCCTCGGGGAGCGCCGGGGAGCAGGGGGGCGCCTCGCAGGCGGAGGGCCCGGGGGCGCCGGTGCGATCGGGTGCTGACCAGATGTCCTTCTACCCGCCCCAGGCGGGCCAGGGGGATCGCGCCCTCATGCAGGGCTATGTGCGCCTGGCCGGTCAGCGCCTGACCCTCATGGACTCCGGTGTCCCCCACGACTTCACCTTCGGCATGGGTGTGTCGCTGACGGTCCAGTGCGCCACCCAGGAGCAGGTCGACCTGCTGTGGGAGGGGCTCTCCGCGGTGCCCGAGGCCGAGGCCTGCGGCTGGCTCAAGGATCGCTTCGGCATCTCCTGGACGATCACCCCGGAGCGCATGACCGAGCTCATCGGACGCCCCGGGGCCTGGCAGACCATGACCACCATGAAGAAGCCCACCCTGGCCGACTTCCGCTGA
- the glyA gene encoding serine hydroxymethyltransferase has protein sequence MTADATTPSLNQPLAELDPQIAAVLTGELERQRGTLEMIASENFVPRAVLECQGSVLTNKYAEGYPGRRYYGGCEVVDVAESLAIERAKEVFDAQWANVQPHSGAQANAAVLHALATPGDTILGLSLAHGGHLTHGMKINFSGKNYRATAYGVDETSYRVEMDQVRQAALRERPTVIIAGWSAYPRHMDFAAFRSIADEVGAALWVDMAHFAGLVAAGLHPSPVPHADVVSTTVHKTLGGPRSGMLLSNRPEQWGRKLDSAVFPGQQGGPLMHVIAAKAVAMRIAGTQEFAERQARTIEGARIIAERLLADDVRAAGVKLVTGGTDVHLVLVDLVDSVLDGQQAEDLLHTAGITVNRNAVPFDPRPPRVTSGLRIGTPALATRGFGAAEFTEVADIIATALIRGAAGTADEELLAGLRGRVDTLTRAFPLYPGLEQ, from the coding sequence ATGACTGCCGATGCCACGACCCCGTCCCTCAACCAGCCGCTGGCCGAGCTCGACCCCCAGATCGCCGCGGTCCTCACCGGCGAGCTGGAGCGCCAGCGCGGAACCCTGGAGATGATCGCCTCGGAGAACTTCGTGCCGCGGGCGGTGCTGGAGTGCCAGGGCTCGGTCCTGACCAACAAGTACGCCGAGGGCTACCCCGGGCGCCGCTACTACGGGGGCTGCGAGGTCGTCGACGTCGCCGAGTCCCTGGCCATCGAGCGCGCCAAGGAGGTCTTCGACGCCCAGTGGGCCAATGTCCAGCCGCACTCGGGCGCCCAGGCCAATGCCGCCGTCCTGCACGCCCTGGCCACCCCCGGCGATACCATCCTGGGCCTGTCCCTGGCCCACGGCGGCCACCTGACCCACGGCATGAAGATCAACTTCTCGGGCAAGAACTACCGGGCCACCGCCTACGGCGTGGACGAGACCAGCTACCGCGTGGAGATGGACCAGGTGCGCCAGGCCGCCCTGCGCGAGCGCCCCACCGTCATCATCGCCGGCTGGTCGGCCTACCCCCGGCATATGGACTTCGCGGCCTTCCGCTCCATCGCCGATGAGGTCGGCGCCGCCCTGTGGGTGGACATGGCGCACTTCGCCGGGCTCGTGGCCGCGGGTCTGCACCCCAGCCCCGTGCCGCACGCCGACGTCGTGTCCACCACCGTCCACAAGACCCTCGGCGGCCCGCGCTCGGGCATGCTGCTGTCCAACCGCCCCGAGCAGTGGGGCAGGAAGCTCGACTCCGCGGTCTTCCCCGGGCAGCAGGGCGGCCCCCTCATGCATGTCATCGCCGCCAAGGCCGTGGCCATGAGGATCGCCGGCACCCAGGAGTTCGCCGAGCGCCAGGCACGCACCATCGAGGGCGCCAGGATCATCGCCGAGCGCCTCCTGGCCGACGACGTGCGTGCCGCCGGCGTCAAGCTCGTCACCGGCGGCACGGATGTCCACCTGGTCCTGGTGGACCTGGTGGACTCCGTCCTGGACGGCCAGCAGGCCGAGGACCTCCTGCACACCGCGGGCATCACCGTCAACCGCAACGCCGTCCCCTTCGACCCGCGCCCCCCGCGGGTGACCTCCGGCTTGCGCATCGGCACCCCCGCCCTGGCCACCCGGGGCTTCGGCGCCGCGGAGTTCACCGAGGTCGCCGACATCATCGCCACCGCCCTCATCCGCGGGGCCGCGGGCACCGCCGACGAGGAGCTGCTGGCCGGCCTGCGCGGGCGGGTGGACACGCTGACCCGGGCCTTCCCCCTCTACCCGGGGCTGGAGCAGTGA
- a CDS encoding bifunctional methylenetetrahydrofolate dehydrogenase/methenyltetrahydrofolate cyclohydrolase: MRAPWGGAARVLDGTAAAAAIKAELAQRVAALRERGIVPGLGTVLVGEDPGSVRYVAGKHADCAEVGITSLREDLPATATQEEVEAAIDRLNADPACTGYIVQLPLPAGIDANAVLERIDPDKDADGLHPTNLGRLVLRGSGPITSPLPCTPRGCIELLTRHGIDLRGKDVCVVGRGVTVGRSIGLLLGRKEVNATVDICHTGTQDLAEHVRRADVVISAAGSPAIIRPEMVAPGAVVLDVGVSRVVDPATGKGRIAGDVADGVDEVASWLSPNPGGVGPMTRALLLANVVETAERSATP, translated from the coding sequence GTGAGGGCCCCCTGGGGCGGCGCCGCCCGGGTCCTGGATGGCACGGCGGCCGCCGCGGCCATCAAGGCCGAGCTGGCCCAGCGCGTGGCCGCCCTGCGCGAGCGCGGCATCGTGCCGGGCCTGGGCACCGTCCTGGTGGGAGAGGACCCCGGGTCGGTGCGCTACGTGGCGGGCAAGCACGCCGACTGCGCCGAGGTGGGCATCACCTCCCTGCGCGAGGACCTGCCGGCCACCGCCACCCAGGAGGAGGTGGAGGCGGCCATCGACCGCCTCAACGCGGATCCGGCCTGCACCGGCTACATCGTCCAGCTTCCCCTGCCGGCGGGGATCGATGCCAACGCCGTCCTGGAGCGCATCGACCCCGACAAGGACGCCGATGGCCTGCACCCCACCAATCTGGGGCGGCTGGTCCTGCGCGGCTCGGGACCGATCACCTCCCCGCTGCCCTGCACCCCGCGCGGCTGCATCGAGCTGCTCACCCGCCACGGCATCGATCTGCGGGGCAAGGACGTGTGCGTGGTGGGCCGCGGGGTGACCGTGGGCCGCTCCATCGGCCTGCTGCTGGGGCGCAAGGAGGTCAACGCCACTGTCGACATCTGCCACACGGGCACGCAGGACCTCGCCGAGCACGTGCGCCGCGCCGACGTCGTCATCTCGGCGGCGGGCAGTCCCGCCATCATCCGGCCCGAGATGGTGGCCCCCGGCGCCGTGGTGCTGGATGTGGGCGTCTCGCGCGTCGTTGACCCCGCTACCGGCAAGGGACGGATCGCCGGGGACGTGGCCGACGGCGTGGACGAGGTGGCCTCCTGGCTCTCGCCCAACCCCGGGGGAGTGGGGCCCATGACCCGGGCCCTGCTGCTGGCCAACGTCGTCGAGACCGCCGAGCGCTCCGCCACCCCCTAA
- a CDS encoding acylphosphatase, producing MADTDSRTRTIHALVSGRVQGVGFRFHCAQEAQGLGLVGEVRNLPDGDVEVLAQGPADDVARLVAWLYHGPDWASVTGVRLTERRAGSLRARRFDISY from the coding sequence ATGGCTGACACCGATTCCCGCACCCGCACGATCCACGCCCTGGTCTCCGGCCGGGTCCAGGGCGTGGGCTTCCGCTTCCACTGCGCCCAGGAGGCCCAGGGCCTGGGGCTGGTGGGCGAGGTCCGCAATCTGCCCGATGGGGATGTCGAGGTCCTCGCCCAGGGGCCGGCCGATGATGTCGCCCGTCTGGTGGCCTGGCTCTACCACGGCCCGGACTGGGCCTCGGTGACCGGGGTGAGGCTGACCGAGCGGCGGGCCGGGAGCCTGCGCGCCCGCCGCTTCGACATCTCCTACTAA
- a CDS encoding exodeoxyribonuclease III: MRIATVNVNGIRAAARKGMGQWMTDSAPDILLLQEVRADEQIAAGLLEGYTAATWPCRIKGRAGVSIAVREGGPATIGELRYGVAPEADQEPDVDSGRWLEADLALADGSVLTVISAYLHSGQLGTEKMDQKYAHLDLVDARMAALLQAAQQGGPQVLMAGDLNVVRSERDIKNWKPNHNRIAGVMDEEIAHLESWFSSGWVDVSRALVGPEAQGPYTWWSQRGKAFDNDAGWRIDYQVATPALAERATGLSIDRAPDYASRWSDHAPLVIEYDGVYDGV; encoded by the coding sequence ATGCGAATCGCCACCGTCAACGTCAACGGCATCCGCGCCGCGGCCCGCAAGGGCATGGGCCAGTGGATGACCGACTCCGCCCCCGACATCCTCCTGCTCCAGGAGGTGCGCGCCGATGAGCAGATCGCCGCCGGCCTCCTGGAGGGCTACACGGCCGCCACCTGGCCCTGCCGCATCAAGGGCCGCGCCGGGGTCAGCATCGCCGTGCGCGAGGGCGGCCCGGCCACTATCGGCGAGCTGCGCTACGGCGTGGCCCCCGAGGCCGACCAGGAGCCCGACGTCGACTCGGGCCGCTGGCTGGAGGCCGACCTGGCCCTGGCCGACGGCTCCGTTCTGACCGTCATCTCCGCCTACCTGCACTCCGGGCAGCTGGGCACCGAGAAGATGGATCAGAAGTACGCCCACCTCGACCTGGTCGATGCGCGCATGGCCGCCCTGCTCCAGGCCGCGCAGCAGGGCGGTCCCCAGGTGCTCATGGCCGGCGACCTCAACGTCGTGCGCTCCGAGCGCGACATCAAGAACTGGAAGCCCAACCACAACAGGATCGCGGGCGTCATGGATGAGGAGATCGCCCACCTGGAGTCCTGGTTCTCCTCGGGCTGGGTGGATGTCTCGCGCGCCCTGGTGGGTCCGGAGGCCCAGGGGCCCTACACCTGGTGGTCCCAGCGCGGCAAGGCCTTCGACAATGACGCCGGATGGCGCATCGACTACCAGGTCGCCACCCCGGCCCTGGCCGAGCGGGCCACGGGCCTGAGCATCGACCGCGCCCCCGACTACGCCTCGCGCTGGTCCGACCACGCCCCGCTGGTCATCGAGTACGACGGCGTGTACGACGGCGTCTGA
- a CDS encoding ABC transporter permease, whose translation MSEIIGALVEAWGQVRVGKLRVLLSLVGVAAAVASMTFVIAFGEISVYTIQEYLARFSGEPGTVSLTVSPTKADEEIGAPADAGGADGTGGSGGADGGRGSALQAGPGGAAGGDPVTANRQTEKISAAMDTFVDRYQVTYAATTYQIPLRLAFPDGPAKVDTTAVSGQYEQIHRSYADQGRWLNQDDADDLSPSLVVSPSVLQRLGIERMDGPVTVESYLPTRATFTIVGVLPAEPQQYDATGNPVPEPLTAFVLRDSLEPLLPKDFTRPSPTLELWVGKSGDAEMRALVRNDFNAQFGAGSAQVRSNLEGQGGVDSSSTFTRVVTISGLFVMILGALSLVNISLVTVRQRINEIGVRRSFGATSQRIFFSIMLESVVATVLAGIVGIAIAVVGIQVVPLAPILGIEPHVRPPFPMTAALIGLLSATGVGALAGIIPAIVAVRIRPIDAIRY comes from the coding sequence ATGAGTGAGATCATCGGCGCCCTGGTCGAGGCCTGGGGGCAGGTGCGGGTGGGCAAACTGCGCGTGCTGCTGTCCCTGGTGGGGGTGGCCGCTGCGGTGGCCTCCATGACCTTCGTCATCGCCTTCGGGGAGATCAGCGTCTACACCATCCAGGAGTACCTCGCGCGCTTCTCCGGGGAGCCGGGGACGGTGAGCCTGACGGTCTCCCCCACCAAGGCCGACGAGGAGATCGGCGCACCGGCCGATGCCGGCGGTGCTGACGGCACCGGCGGCTCGGGCGGCGCCGATGGCGGCCGGGGATCGGCGCTCCAGGCGGGACCGGGCGGCGCCGCCGGCGGTGATCCCGTGACCGCCAACCGGCAGACCGAGAAGATCAGCGCCGCCATGGACACCTTCGTGGACCGCTACCAGGTTACCTACGCCGCCACGACCTACCAGATCCCCCTGCGCCTGGCCTTCCCCGACGGTCCCGCCAAGGTGGACACCACCGCCGTCAGCGGTCAGTACGAGCAGATCCACCGCTCCTACGCCGATCAGGGCCGCTGGCTGAACCAGGACGACGCCGACGACCTGTCCCCCTCCCTGGTGGTCAGCCCCAGCGTGCTCCAGCGCCTGGGCATCGAGAGGATGGACGGGCCGGTAACGGTCGAGTCCTACCTGCCGACCCGGGCGACCTTCACCATCGTGGGCGTCCTGCCTGCCGAGCCCCAGCAGTACGACGCCACCGGCAATCCCGTCCCCGAGCCGCTGACGGCCTTCGTCCTGCGCGACTCCCTGGAGCCGCTGCTGCCCAAGGACTTCACCCGCCCCTCCCCCACCCTGGAACTGTGGGTCGGCAAGAGCGGGGATGCCGAGATGCGCGCCCTGGTGCGCAACGACTTCAATGCGCAGTTCGGCGCCGGCTCCGCCCAGGTCCGATCCAACCTGGAGGGGCAGGGGGGCGTGGACTCCTCCAGCACCTTCACCCGCGTGGTGACGATCTCCGGCCTGTTCGTCATGATCCTGGGGGCGCTGAGCCTGGTCAACATCTCCCTGGTGACGGTGCGCCAGCGCATCAATGAGATCGGGGTGCGGCGCTCCTTCGGGGCCACCAGTCAGCGGATCTTCTTCTCCATCATGCTGGAGTCCGTGGTGGCCACGGTCCTGGCGGGCATCGTGGGGATCGCGATCGCCGTGGTGGGGATACAGGTGGTACCCCTGGCCCCCATCCTGGGCATCGAGCCGCATGTGCGCCCGCCCTTCCCCATGACCGCGGCCCTCATCGGGCTGCTCTCGGCCACGGGCGTCGGCGCGCTGGCGGGGATCATCCCGGCGATCGTGGCGGTGCGCATCCGCCCCATCGACGCGATCCGCTACTGA
- a CDS encoding ABC transporter ATP-binding protein, giving the protein MTALVDISGVTRTFEMPDGERLEILKGVDLRIEPGDHIAIVGRSGTGKSTLLNILGLLDKPTSGTYLLEGRDTTRMGEARRARLRGQAFGFVFQSFNLIPGLSTTENVAAPLLYARGTAFWGRTARAEELLRAVDLGPKIGGRIDRLSGGEQQRVAIARALARRPRIILADEPTGALDVDTGNAVMGLLESQCEQTGAALVMITHDLAVAARARTQYRLDHGVLTRIEVSSHRVGSLEEFQETVPDQHPTAPIPAHQGELA; this is encoded by the coding sequence ATGACCGCCCTGGTGGACATCAGCGGCGTCACGCGCACCTTCGAGATGCCCGACGGCGAGCGGCTGGAGATCCTCAAGGGAGTCGATCTGCGGATCGAGCCCGGCGACCACATCGCCATCGTGGGCCGCTCGGGAACCGGCAAGTCGACCCTGCTCAACATCCTGGGCCTGCTGGACAAGCCGACCTCCGGTACCTACCTGCTGGAGGGACGGGACACCACCCGCATGGGCGAGGCGCGCCGGGCGCGCCTGCGGGGTCAGGCCTTCGGCTTCGTCTTCCAGTCCTTCAACCTCATCCCCGGGCTCTCGACCACGGAGAACGTCGCCGCCCCCCTCCTGTACGCCCGCGGGACCGCCTTCTGGGGGCGCACCGCCCGGGCCGAGGAGCTGCTGCGGGCCGTGGACCTGGGGCCCAAGATCGGTGGTCGTATCGATCGCCTCTCCGGTGGCGAGCAGCAGCGGGTGGCCATCGCCCGGGCCCTGGCCCGCAGGCCCCGCATCATCCTGGCCGATGAGCCCACCGGCGCCCTGGACGTGGACACCGGCAACGCCGTCATGGGCCTGCTGGAGTCCCAGTGCGAGCAGACCGGTGCGGCCCTGGTCATGATCACCCACGACCTGGCCGTGGCCGCCCGCGCCCGCACCCAGTACCGGCTCGACCACGGTGTGCTCACCCGCATCGAGGTCTCCTCCCACCGGGTCGGCTCCCTGGAGGAGTTCCAGGAGACCGTCCCCGACCAGCACCCCACCGCCCCCATCCCCGCCCACCAAGGAGAACTGGCATGA
- a CDS encoding efflux RND transporter periplasmic adaptor subunit: protein MKRYIVPTLKALIAVVIAVALTKIAFFPSKDASSEQTLQPGFTVAAPTVTVAKGDISNAVSVEGQIVEDAPVEAKSTLAGSVARLIYEDGATVSAGEPIMTLKKVETQEPTTSVDEEGNQRTTQPEPKTTWVDVYAPASGTVKYKVIRDQETPVGTVVATVAPGTYSAKGTVTASQQYRLTSPPSEASVSVDSGPAPFSCTDLKVGTRNTDTTTSANPAAGGGEPAATPEDGNKVEVRCSVPSDQQVFPGLKATINIDAGSATDALLVPVSAVEGNYSTGVVWLLSDPADPASATKTEVSLGINDGSSIQVTEGLSEGDTILQFVPGKDVKRKGEPNSCEPDGSVCYDEKGEEITS from the coding sequence GTGAAACGCTACATCGTGCCCACCCTCAAGGCGCTGATCGCCGTCGTCATCGCCGTGGCCCTGACGAAGATCGCCTTCTTCCCCTCCAAGGACGCCTCATCGGAGCAGACCCTCCAGCCCGGCTTCACCGTTGCCGCCCCCACGGTCACGGTCGCCAAGGGCGATATCTCCAACGCCGTGAGCGTCGAGGGCCAGATCGTCGAGGACGCCCCCGTGGAGGCCAAGTCGACCCTGGCGGGCAGCGTGGCGCGCCTCATCTACGAGGACGGCGCCACCGTGTCCGCGGGCGAGCCGATCATGACCCTGAAGAAGGTCGAGACCCAGGAGCCCACGACCTCCGTCGACGAGGAGGGCAACCAGCGCACCACCCAGCCCGAGCCCAAGACCACCTGGGTGGATGTCTACGCCCCCGCCTCGGGCACGGTGAAGTACAAGGTCATCCGCGATCAGGAGACCCCCGTGGGCACGGTCGTGGCCACCGTCGCCCCCGGCACCTACTCCGCCAAGGGCACCGTCACCGCCTCCCAGCAGTACCGCCTGACCAGCCCGCCCTCCGAGGCCAGCGTCTCGGTGGACTCCGGGCCCGCGCCCTTCTCCTGCACCGACCTCAAGGTGGGCACCAGGAACACTGACACCACCACCTCGGCCAACCCCGCGGCCGGTGGCGGGGAGCCCGCCGCCACCCCCGAGGACGGCAACAAGGTCGAGGTGCGCTGCTCCGTGCCCTCCGACCAGCAGGTCTTCCCCGGCCTGAAGGCCACTATCAACATCGACGCCGGCTCGGCCACCGACGCCCTGCTCGTCCCGGTCTCGGCCGTGGAGGGCAACTACTCCACCGGCGTCGTATGGCTCCTGTCCGACCCCGCCGACCCCGCCTCGGCCACCAAGACCGAGGTGAGCCTGGGCATCAACGACGGCAGCAGCATCCAGGTCACCGAGGGCCTGTCCGAGGGGGACACCATCCTCCAGTTCGTCCCCGGCAAGGACGTCAAGCGCAAGGGCGAGCCCAACAGCTGCGAGCCCGACGGCTCGGTGTGCTACGACGAGAAGGGTGAGGAGATCACCTCATGA